A portion of the Phyllobacterium zundukense genome contains these proteins:
- a CDS encoding DUF2905 domain-containing protein, giving the protein MSRTLIIVGLVIVAVGILWPWLARVGFGRLPGDILIERENFTMYVPITTGLLVSIVFSLILWLINR; this is encoded by the coding sequence ATGTCCCGAACCTTGATCATTGTCGGTCTTGTTATCGTTGCGGTCGGTATTCTCTGGCCGTGGCTCGCGCGCGTTGGCTTTGGAAGACTGCCGGGCGATATTCTGATCGAGCGCGAGAATTTTACCATGTACGTCCCAATCACCACGGGCCTACTTGTCAGCATTGTGTTTTCGCTGATCCTCTGGCTGATCAATCGTTAG
- the tnpA gene encoding IS66-like element accessory protein TnpA, which translates to MTKQHIEVITSVERRRRWSREEKERLVAATLEPEAVISDVARSAGIHVSQLFRWRKELCQMSAPSVPQLLPVEVVAALPSPEAVETPSPSRVRKKSSMVTIELGRGRRIRVESDVDTEALGRILDVVERR; encoded by the coding sequence ATGACCAAGCAGCACATTGAAGTGATCACGTCGGTCGAGCGTCGGCGTCGGTGGTCTCGCGAAGAGAAAGAACGGCTGGTAGCGGCAACGTTAGAGCCTGAAGCAGTTATCTCGGATGTTGCGCGTTCCGCAGGGATCCATGTCAGCCAATTATTCCGGTGGCGTAAGGAGCTTTGCCAGATGTCAGCGCCGTCGGTCCCACAACTCCTTCCGGTCGAAGTCGTCGCGGCCTTGCCGTCGCCGGAGGCGGTGGAAACACCATCACCTTCTCGGGTGCGCAAGAAGAGCAGCATGGTGACGATCGAGCTTGGCCGCGGCCGACGTATTCGTGTGGAGAGCGATGTCGATACGGAAGCGTTGGGCCGGATCCTCGATGTTGTGGAGCGGCGATGA
- the tnpB gene encoding IS66 family insertion sequence element accessory protein TnpB (TnpB, as the term is used for proteins encoded by IS66 family insertion elements, is considered an accessory protein, since TnpC, encoded by a neighboring gene, is a DDE family transposase.) codes for MIPVPSGVKVWLATGYTDMRKGFPGLSLMVQETLKRDPHNGHLFCFRGRQGGLIKVIWHDGQGACLFTKKLESGRFVWPSAADGTLVITPAQLGYLLEGIDWRMPQKTWRPSSAG; via the coding sequence ATGATCCCGGTTCCGAGCGGCGTGAAGGTGTGGCTCGCCACCGGCTATACGGATATGCGCAAGGGCTTTCCCGGTCTGTCGCTGATGGTGCAGGAGACGCTGAAGCGCGATCCGCACAATGGTCATCTGTTTTGCTTTCGCGGGCGTCAGGGCGGATTGATCAAAGTGATCTGGCATGATGGGCAAGGCGCCTGTCTGTTCACCAAGAAGCTGGAAAGCGGACGGTTCGTCTGGCCGTCGGCGGCTGATGGCACCCTGGTGATCACGCCCGCCCAGCTCGGCTATTTGCTGGAAGGCATTGACTGGCGGATGCCACAAAAAACCTGGCGTCCCAGCTCGGCTGGATGA
- the tnpC gene encoding IS66 family transposase — MTDAANQLPDDLASAHAMILAERAGRREAEAIAARAQAVNAHSDALIARLRLEIEKLKRDIHGSRSERKARLLEQMELQLEELEADASHDELAAEMAARSSTTVKAFERKRPSRKPFPEHLPRERVVIAAPHTCPCCGSGKLAKLGEDITETLEVIPRQWKVIQTVREKFTCRECEKITQPPAPFHVTPRGFAGPNLLAMILFEKFGQHQPLNRQSERYAREGIDLSLSTLADQVGACAAALKPVHALIEAHVLSADRLHGDDTTVPILAKGKTDTGRIWTYVRDDRPFCGSSPPAALYYASRDRRQEHPERHLKSFAGILQADAYGGYNPLFKVDRDLGPLTQALCWAHSRRKFFGLADIATNAKRGKNATPISPVALDAVKRIDALFDIERDINGLSANERLQRRQQESRPLVDELENWMRIERSKLSRSSPVTEPIDYMLKRWEGFTTFLGDGRICLTNNAAERALRGFALGRKSWLFAGSDRGADRAAFMATLIMTAKLNDIDPQAWLADVLARIADMPVTKLAELLPWHWKPETAIIASAA; from the coding sequence ATGACCGATGCGGCCAATCAACTTCCAGACGACCTTGCCAGCGCGCATGCGATGATCCTCGCCGAGCGTGCGGGACGCCGTGAAGCCGAAGCAATTGCCGCTCGTGCGCAGGCGGTGAACGCGCATTCGGATGCGTTGATTGCCCGCTTGAGACTGGAGATCGAGAAGCTCAAGCGCGACATCCACGGCAGCCGCTCCGAGCGCAAGGCGCGTCTTCTCGAACAGATGGAATTGCAGCTTGAAGAGCTGGAAGCTGATGCCAGTCACGACGAATTGGCGGCCGAGATGGCGGCCCGATCATCAACCACCGTCAAAGCCTTCGAGCGCAAGCGTCCTTCACGAAAGCCGTTTCCCGAGCATCTGCCGCGCGAACGTGTCGTCATCGCTGCACCTCACACTTGTCCGTGCTGCGGCTCCGGCAAGCTGGCGAAACTAGGTGAGGATATTACCGAGACGCTGGAAGTGATCCCGCGTCAATGGAAGGTCATTCAGACGGTGCGGGAAAAGTTCACCTGCCGCGAGTGCGAGAAGATCACGCAGCCTCCGGCACCTTTCCATGTGACACCACGCGGCTTTGCCGGGCCAAACCTGCTCGCCATGATTCTGTTTGAGAAGTTCGGCCAGCATCAGCCGCTGAACCGCCAGAGCGAGCGCTATGCCCGCGAAGGCATCGACCTCAGCCTCTCGACGCTTGCCGACCAGGTCGGTGCCTGTGCCGCAGCGCTGAAGCCGGTGCATGCGCTGATTGAAGCGCATGTTCTCAGCGCCGATCGGCTGCATGGCGATGACACGACCGTGCCAATCCTGGCGAAAGGCAAGACCGACACGGGTCGCATCTGGACGTATGTCAGGGATGACCGCCCATTTTGCGGCTCCAGCCCGCCGGCAGCCCTTTACTATGCGTCGCGCGATCGGCGGCAGGAACATCCCGAGCGTCATCTTAAGAGCTTCGCCGGTATTCTGCAGGCGGACGCCTATGGCGGCTACAACCCGCTCTTCAAAGTGGATCGCGATTTGGGTCCGCTGACACAGGCACTGTGCTGGGCACATTCGCGCCGCAAGTTCTTCGGGCTTGCCGACATTGCGACGAATGCCAAACGCGGCAAGAACGCCACGCCGATCTCACCGGTTGCGCTCGACGCCGTAAAGCGCATCGATGCACTGTTCGACATTGAGCGCGACATCAATGGCCTTTCCGCCAACGAGCGGCTGCAACGACGCCAGCAGGAAAGCCGTCCTCTTGTCGACGAGCTTGAGAACTGGATGCGGATCGAGAGATCAAAACTGTCGCGCAGCTCGCCGGTCACCGAGCCCATCGACTACATGCTGAAGCGCTGGGAAGGCTTCACGACATTCCTCGGTGACGGTCGGATTTGCCTGACGAACAATGCTGCCGAACGAGCACTGCGCGGCTTCGCCCTCGGCAGAAAATCGTGGTTGTTTGCGGGCTCCGATCGCGGTGCTGACCGGGCTGCCTTCATGGCCACGCTGATCATGACGGCCAAGCTCAATGACATCGATCCGCAGGCCTGGCTTGCCGATGTCCTCGCCCGCATCGCCGATATGCCGGTTACAAAACTCGCAGAGCTGTTGCCGTGGCATTGGAAACCGGAAACAGCGATCATCGCGTCGGCCGCGTAA